In Sphingomonas sp. G-3-2-10, a single window of DNA contains:
- the hppD gene encoding 4-hydroxyphenylpyruvate dioxygenase, with product MSDPANPLGLNGFEFVEFTSPDPLAMARQFEQLGFVPTHRHLTKNITRYKQGRINLMLNRDADGRVAQFRNEHGASASAMAFRVADPEAAMKWALEHGAKRTIEDDTVIEGIGGSYLYFIQDGVDLYADWAEIPGWQEAEAANNVGLDLLDHLTHNVRRGQMRVWSEFYKTLFGFEEQKYFDIKGQATGLFSQAMIAPDKAIRIPLNESQDDKSQIEEFIREYHGEGIQHLALTTPDIFDTVERLRARGVKLQDTIETYYELVDKRVPGHGEDLERLRKNRILIDGNVGDEGILLQIFTENMFGPIFFEIIQRKGNEGFGNGNFQALFESIELDQIRRGVIKVDA from the coding sequence ATGAGCGACCCCGCCAACCCCCTTGGCCTGAACGGCTTCGAATTCGTCGAATTCACTTCGCCCGATCCGCTGGCGATGGCGCGGCAGTTCGAACAGCTCGGCTTCGTCCCGACCCATCGCCACCTCACCAAGAACATCACCCGCTACAAGCAGGGCCGCATCAATCTGATGCTCAACCGCGATGCCGACGGCCGCGTGGCGCAGTTCCGCAACGAACATGGCGCCTCTGCCAGCGCGATGGCGTTCCGCGTCGCCGATCCCGAGGCCGCGATGAAATGGGCGCTCGAACATGGCGCTAAGCGCACGATCGAGGACGACACCGTTATCGAGGGCATCGGCGGCTCGTATCTCTATTTCATTCAGGACGGCGTCGATCTCTATGCCGACTGGGCCGAAATCCCCGGCTGGCAGGAAGCCGAAGCGGCAAACAATGTCGGTCTCGACCTGCTCGACCACCTCACCCACAATGTCCGCCGCGGCCAGATGCGGGTGTGGTCGGAGTTCTACAAGACGCTCTTCGGCTTCGAGGAGCAGAAGTATTTCGACATCAAGGGCCAGGCCACCGGCCTTTTCAGCCAGGCGATGATCGCCCCGGACAAGGCGATCCGCATCCCGCTCAACGAGAGCCAGGACGACAAGAGCCAGATCGAGGAGTTCATCCGCGAATATCATGGCGAAGGCATCCAGCACCTCGCGCTGACCACGCCGGACATCTTCGACACCGTCGAACGCCTCCGCGCCCGCGGCGTGAAGTTGCAGGACACGATCGAGACCTATTACGAACTGGTCGACAAGCGCGTGCCCGGTCATGGCGAGGATCTCGAGCGGCTGCGCAAGAACCGCATCCTGATCGACGGCAATGTCGGCGACGAGGGCATCCTGCTCCAGATCTTCACCGAGAACATGTTCGGCCCGATCTTTTTCGAGATCATTCAACGCAAGGGTAACGAAGGGTTCGGTAACGGAAACTTCCAGGCGCTTTTTGAGTCGATCGAACTCGATCAAATCCGTAGAGGCGTCATCAAAGTCGACGCCTGA
- a CDS encoding TetR/AcrR family transcriptional regulator, protein MTVVSLRDRKRVDTRGRIVAAASTLFDRHGLEDVTVDAIATAADIGKGTVYNYFEAKEDIIVALLVDLDRKALAEMASLPAQGMSVAEALDAAAWRLIDNKAEYRPYVKAFLSRMFAAEDVSPELADYYDQLDEAVEALFERLLARPGMRRALPVDTLVLSFRTMHMGLMAQWAMEGPPYAAARVLTRRHMALLAKGLVL, encoded by the coding sequence ATGACCGTAGTCAGCCTTCGTGACCGGAAGCGCGTCGACACCCGCGGCAGGATCGTCGCCGCGGCCTCGACGCTGTTCGACCGGCACGGCCTGGAAGACGTGACCGTCGATGCGATCGCCACCGCGGCGGACATCGGCAAGGGCACGGTCTATAACTATTTCGAAGCCAAGGAAGACATCATCGTCGCACTGCTGGTCGATCTCGACCGCAAGGCGCTGGCGGAGATGGCGAGCCTGCCCGCGCAGGGGATGAGCGTTGCAGAGGCGCTGGACGCGGCGGCGTGGCGGCTGATCGACAACAAGGCCGAATACCGGCCCTATGTGAAGGCGTTCCTCTCCCGCATGTTCGCGGCGGAGGACGTGTCGCCCGAGCTGGCCGATTATTACGACCAGCTCGACGAGGCCGTGGAGGCGCTGTTCGAGCGGCTGCTGGCGCGCCCGGGGATGCGGCGGGCGCTGCCGGTGGACACGCTGGTGCTGTCGTTCCGCACGATGCACATGGGCCTGATGGCGCAATGGGCGATGGAAGGCCCGCCCTATGCTGCCGCGCGGGTGCTGACGCGGCGGCATATGGCGCTGCTGGCGAAGGGGCTGGTGCTCTAG
- a CDS encoding FAD/NAD(P)-binding protein produces MINHVAIIGAGFSGTLQAINLLRHDGPRATLIERAPQPGVGLAYGAAHPSHVLNVRAGNMSALPDDPGHFVRWLESRGVANPATAFIPRVTYGEYLRQMLDETRAAAGDRLTIIQGEVEDVEVGAKARVILGDRTIDADAAVLAVGNLPPHSPPGLDPDALSANRYKGDPWDASMPEGLGEDDTVLIIGTGLTMVDVALTLDAHGYRGKIVALSRRGLLPRPHGPGAEWQRIDERPDTNASTLLGNVRARADAIGWRNAVDELRPFTQPMWGNATEDQRARFLRHLRPWWDVHRHRLAPEVHARLQAIIDRGQLSVVAGKTLSFDERPDGIELTWRPRGKQTSETVTVQRIVNCTGPLTDLARTAEPLLRKLAARGTIRADEARLGIDVDNQAQTINSQGQINPALYALGPMTRGAFWEIVAVPDIRTQTWNLARRLSNAQWVGGEGL; encoded by the coding sequence ATGATCAACCACGTCGCCATCATCGGCGCCGGCTTTTCCGGCACGCTTCAGGCGATCAACCTGCTGCGCCATGACGGTCCCCGCGCCACGCTGATCGAGCGCGCGCCGCAACCCGGCGTCGGTCTGGCCTATGGCGCCGCGCATCCCAGCCACGTGCTCAACGTCCGCGCCGGAAATATGAGCGCCCTGCCCGACGATCCCGGCCATTTCGTCCGCTGGCTCGAAAGCCGCGGCGTTGCAAATCCCGCCACCGCCTTCATCCCGCGCGTCACCTATGGAGAATATCTCCGCCAGATGCTGGACGAGACCCGCGCCGCCGCCGGCGATCGGCTCACCATCATCCAGGGCGAAGTCGAGGATGTCGAAGTCGGTGCGAAGGCCCGCGTCATCCTGGGCGATCGCACCATCGACGCCGATGCCGCCGTGCTCGCGGTCGGCAACCTCCCGCCCCACTCCCCGCCCGGCCTCGATCCCGATGCGCTCTCGGCGAACCGCTACAAGGGAGATCCGTGGGACGCCTCGATGCCCGAGGGGCTGGGCGAGGACGATACAGTCCTCATCATCGGCACCGGCCTGACGATGGTCGATGTCGCGCTAACCCTCGACGCGCATGGCTATCGCGGGAAGATCGTTGCGCTTTCGCGGCGCGGTCTCCTTCCCCGCCCCCACGGTCCGGGCGCCGAATGGCAGAGGATCGACGAGCGGCCGGATACCAATGCTTCGACCCTGCTCGGCAATGTCCGCGCCCGCGCCGACGCGATCGGCTGGCGCAATGCGGTGGACGAGCTCCGCCCTTTCACTCAGCCGATGTGGGGCAACGCCACCGAAGACCAGCGCGCCCGCTTCCTGCGCCATCTGCGCCCGTGGTGGGACGTCCACCGCCATCGCCTTGCCCCCGAAGTCCACGCCCGGCTTCAGGCGATCATCGATCGCGGCCAACTCTCGGTCGTCGCAGGCAAAACCCTGTCGTTCGACGAGCGCCCCGACGGGATCGAACTGACCTGGCGTCCCCGCGGAAAGCAAACTTCCGAGACCGTAACGGTACAGCGCATCGTCAACTGCACCGGTCCGCTCACCGATCTGGCCCGCACCGCCGAACCACTGCTGCGCAAGCTGGCCGCCCGCGGCACGATCCGCGCCGACGAAGCGCGGCTAGGCATTGATGTCGACAATCAGGCCCAGACGATCAATTCGCAGGGACAGATCAACCCCGCGCTCTACGCTCTCGGCCCGATGACGCGCGGTGCCTTCTGGGAGATCGTCGCGGTCCCCGATATCCGCACCCAGACCTGGAACCTCGCCCGCCGCCTCTCCAACGCCCAGTGGGTCGGCGGCGAAGGGCTGTAG
- a CDS encoding DUF6356 family protein: MFDRLFLSHPRSVGETYSEHAAVAGKFGATMVVGGVACLIHALFPAIFPRTASDRVKRLYAQMVARQPAMAQRRPAFQEPEWQIEYEI, from the coding sequence ATGTTTGACCGCCTCTTCCTGTCCCACCCGCGCAGCGTCGGCGAGACCTATTCCGAACATGCCGCGGTCGCCGGAAAGTTCGGCGCGACAATGGTGGTCGGCGGCGTCGCCTGTCTGATCCACGCGCTGTTCCCGGCGATCTTCCCGCGCACCGCCAGCGATCGGGTGAAGCGGCTCTACGCGCAGATGGTCGCCCGCCAGCCTGCGATGGCCCAGCGCCGGCCCGCGTTCCAGGAACCCGAATGGCAGATCGAATACGAGATCTGA
- a CDS encoding MFS transporter gives MSEAAAELQDHHVATQNEKLVIGASSLGTVFEWYDFYLYGLLLSFVSSNFLTGLNETTSFIFALLIFAAGFAVRPFGALVFGRIGDLVGRKNTFLVTMAIMGLSTFAVGLLPSYGTIGIAAPIILVSLRLLQGLALGGEYGGAATYVAEHAPTHKRGLYTSWIQTTATLGLFAALLVVIGVRTAMGEEAFAAWGWRLPFLISIVLLGLSIWIRLKLNESPVFLKMKEEGKTSKAPLTEAFGQWSNLKLVLIALFGAVVGQAVVWYTGQFYALFFLEKTLRVDGATANILIAIALALGTPFFVFFGWLSDRIGRKPIILAGCAIAAASYFPLFAALTTAANPALALAQAQSPVSITANPAECSFQFDPVGKNKFDGSSCDIAKAFLAKQGVAYRNVPLPADGSVAEVHIGGVGIPAVNPAGLDPAAKKAAIAAFQDKTRLALEVAGYPAKADPARIDKVMVVAILFVLVLLVTMVYGPIAAMLVEIFPSRIRYTSMSLPYHIGNGWFGGFLPATAFAMVAATGDIYYGLWYPVVAASACVVIGLFLLPETRERSIDD, from the coding sequence ATGAGCGAAGCAGCGGCCGAATTGCAGGATCATCACGTCGCCACGCAGAACGAGAAGCTGGTGATCGGCGCATCGTCGCTGGGCACGGTGTTCGAATGGTATGATTTCTACCTCTACGGGCTGTTGCTGAGCTTCGTTTCGAGCAACTTCCTGACCGGCCTGAACGAGACGACCAGTTTCATCTTCGCGCTGCTGATCTTCGCCGCGGGTTTTGCCGTGCGGCCGTTCGGCGCGCTGGTGTTCGGACGGATCGGCGATCTGGTCGGGCGCAAGAACACGTTCCTGGTCACGATGGCGATCATGGGCCTTTCGACCTTCGCGGTCGGCCTGCTGCCCAGCTACGGGACGATCGGGATCGCGGCCCCGATCATCCTCGTCTCGCTTCGCCTGTTGCAGGGGCTGGCGCTGGGCGGCGAATATGGCGGCGCGGCGACCTATGTTGCCGAACATGCGCCGACGCATAAGCGCGGCCTCTACACCAGCTGGATCCAGACCACCGCGACGCTGGGCCTGTTCGCTGCGCTGCTGGTGGTGATCGGCGTACGCACCGCGATGGGCGAGGAAGCGTTCGCCGCATGGGGCTGGCGCCTTCCGTTCCTGATCTCGATCGTGCTGCTGGGCTTGTCGATCTGGATCCGGCTGAAGCTGAACGAGAGCCCGGTGTTCCTGAAGATGAAGGAAGAGGGCAAGACGTCGAAGGCGCCGCTGACCGAAGCCTTTGGCCAGTGGAGCAACCTCAAGCTGGTGCTGATCGCGCTGTTCGGCGCAGTCGTGGGGCAGGCGGTGGTGTGGTACACCGGGCAATTCTATGCGCTGTTCTTCCTCGAGAAGACGCTGCGGGTGGATGGCGCGACGGCGAACATCCTGATCGCGATCGCGCTGGCGCTGGGCACGCCCTTCTTCGTGTTCTTCGGCTGGCTGAGCGACCGGATCGGGCGCAAGCCGATCATCCTGGCGGGCTGCGCGATCGCGGCGGCAAGCTATTTCCCGCTGTTCGCGGCACTGACGACCGCCGCCAATCCGGCGCTGGCACTGGCGCAGGCGCAATCGCCGGTGAGCATCACCGCGAACCCGGCCGAATGCTCGTTCCAGTTCGATCCGGTGGGCAAGAACAAGTTCGACGGATCGAGCTGCGACATCGCCAAGGCTTTCCTCGCCAAACAGGGCGTAGCCTATCGCAACGTGCCGCTGCCGGCCGACGGATCGGTGGCGGAAGTGCATATCGGCGGCGTGGGCATTCCGGCGGTGAACCCGGCCGGTCTCGACCCAGCTGCGAAGAAGGCAGCGATCGCGGCGTTCCAGGACAAGACCCGGCTGGCGCTGGAAGTGGCCGGCTATCCCGCCAAGGCCGATCCGGCGCGGATCGACAAGGTGATGGTGGTGGCGATCCTGTTCGTCCTCGTGCTGCTGGTGACGATGGTCTATGGTCCGATCGCGGCGATGCTGGTGGAGATCTTCCCGAGCCGGATCCGCTATACCTCGATGAGCCTGCCCTATCATATCGGCAACGGCTGGTTCGGCGGGTTCCTGCCGGCGACGGCATTCGCGATGGTCGCCGCGACCGGGGATATCTATTACGGGCTCTGGTATCCGGTGGTCGCGGCTTCGGCCTGCGTGGTGATCGGGCTGTTCCTGCTGCCCGAAACGCGGGAGCGGTCGATCGACGATTGA
- a CDS encoding lysozyme — MNRKPIFDAVRKMLDRGFTNEEVKALDKACDAAEATIAATADPVRPPTPAAPSGRKIGAAGLKLIHEFEACEKHRSDGKFEAYPDPGSGDGHPWTIGWGSTGPDIKPGTVWTQAQCDARFATDIQRYANDVAKAIGDAPTTASQFDALVSFHYNTGAIATATLTRKHKAKDYAGARAEFGRWVKNNGTVMRGLVRRRAAEAELYASA, encoded by the coding sequence ATGAACCGCAAGCCGATTTTCGATGCCGTTCGCAAGATGCTGGACCGTGGCTTTACCAACGAGGAGGTGAAGGCGCTCGACAAGGCGTGCGACGCCGCCGAGGCGACGATCGCGGCAACCGCCGATCCGGTGCGCCCGCCGACGCCCGCCGCGCCTTCAGGCCGGAAGATTGGCGCGGCGGGTTTGAAGCTGATCCATGAATTCGAAGCGTGCGAGAAGCACCGGTCCGACGGCAAGTTCGAAGCCTATCCCGATCCGGGGAGCGGCGACGGCCATCCCTGGACGATCGGCTGGGGATCGACCGGGCCGGACATCAAGCCCGGCACGGTATGGACGCAGGCCCAGTGCGACGCGCGTTTCGCGACCGATATCCAGCGCTATGCGAACGATGTGGCCAAGGCGATCGGCGATGCGCCGACCACGGCCAGCCAGTTCGATGCGCTGGTGTCGTTCCACTATAATACCGGCGCGATCGCCACCGCGACGCTGACCCGAAAGCACAAGGCGAAGGACTATGCCGGCGCCAGGGCGGAGTTCGGGCGCTGGGTGAAGAACAACGGCACGGTGATGCGCGGGCTGGTGCGCCGCCGCGCGGCCGAGGCGGAGCTATACGCGTCGGCATGA
- a CDS encoding DUF1353 domain-containing protein, translated as MTETLAISTLDEATHYLHALLEYAPDGGGGLESTVTGFGSYIGLPPQVALLPDGRLGELLAPIEYIQESSKQWPVPKGASLDGASIPRPLWSIIGGPFEGRYRDASIVHDHYCVVKTEPWRETHRMFYEAMRCSGVGTTKAKVMFYAVHRFGPRWGGGGLESLAPAPLTDADAETLVRDAMTIAASDPDIETIEALADSRE; from the coding sequence ATGACAGAAACACTCGCGATCTCGACGCTCGATGAAGCCACCCATTATCTGCACGCGCTGCTGGAATATGCTCCGGATGGCGGCGGCGGGCTGGAATCCACAGTCACCGGCTTCGGCTCCTATATTGGCCTGCCGCCACAGGTCGCGCTGCTGCCGGACGGGCGGCTGGGCGAGTTGCTCGCGCCGATCGAATATATCCAGGAGAGCAGCAAGCAGTGGCCGGTGCCCAAGGGCGCCAGCCTCGACGGTGCATCGATCCCGCGTCCGCTGTGGAGCATCATCGGCGGACCGTTCGAAGGGCGCTATCGCGACGCCTCGATCGTCCATGATCATTATTGCGTGGTGAAGACCGAGCCGTGGCGCGAAACGCATCGCATGTTCTACGAAGCGATGCGTTGCAGCGGGGTCGGCACGACGAAGGCGAAAGTGATGTTCTACGCTGTCCACCGCTTCGGCCCGCGCTGGGGTGGCGGCGGCCTCGAATCCCTCGCCCCGGCGCCGCTGACCGATGCAGACGCGGAAACGCTGGTTCGCGACGCTATGACGATCGCCGCTAGCGATCCGGACATCGAAACGATCGAGGCGCTGGCCGACAGTCGCGAATAG
- a CDS encoding serine protease, whose amino-acid sequence MQLQNPLLAIFLRAMEASFDDTDLQVILLQRFGLRYSKLTNPIRPWSLQVINIHDYFDKRNETEHLVSALRDARPNVPEFAKVADGMGFAVISTGLEVLVQTGRTPYQDVDVFRAKLATIEAAICQVDIDGATGTGTLIGADLVITNRHVVAARIGTDGKLTGPATCRFDYKTNGEGYTTPATEVAAHLLLASSPHAPQDTVVGPMATDLAALDYAILKLDRKFADEPVVAGGNPRGRIEVAGAPTAGVDAGVLVIQHPGGKPMKIDFGSVTEVGPARFRHTVNTEPGSSGAPVFDAALRLVGIHHAGHTGGPGPALTYNEGIPLGAILTDAVAKGVAI is encoded by the coding sequence ATGCAATTGCAGAACCCGTTGCTGGCGATTTTCCTGCGCGCGATGGAAGCCAGTTTCGACGATACCGATCTGCAGGTGATCCTGCTGCAACGGTTCGGCCTTCGATACTCGAAGCTAACGAACCCGATCCGGCCGTGGAGCCTGCAGGTCATCAACATCCACGACTATTTCGACAAGCGGAACGAAACCGAACATCTCGTCAGCGCCCTGCGGGATGCGCGGCCCAATGTCCCCGAGTTTGCGAAAGTCGCGGACGGCATGGGCTTTGCCGTGATTTCCACCGGCCTGGAGGTTCTCGTTCAGACCGGCCGCACACCCTATCAGGACGTCGACGTGTTCCGCGCGAAGCTGGCCACGATCGAGGCGGCGATCTGCCAGGTCGATATCGACGGCGCGACCGGCACCGGCACGCTGATCGGGGCCGATCTGGTGATCACCAATCGCCATGTAGTCGCTGCCCGGATCGGGACGGACGGGAAACTGACCGGTCCGGCGACCTGCCGCTTCGACTATAAAACCAACGGGGAAGGCTATACCACGCCGGCGACCGAGGTGGCGGCCCACCTCCTGCTGGCGTCCAGCCCCCACGCGCCGCAGGACACGGTGGTCGGTCCGATGGCAACCGATCTGGCGGCACTCGACTATGCGATCCTGAAGCTCGACCGGAAGTTCGCCGACGAACCTGTCGTCGCGGGCGGCAATCCGCGCGGACGCATCGAAGTGGCGGGCGCACCGACTGCGGGAGTCGATGCGGGCGTGCTCGTCATCCAGCATCCCGGCGGCAAACCGATGAAGATCGACTTCGGCTCGGTCACCGAAGTCGGACCGGCACGCTTCCGGCATACGGTGAACACCGAACCAGGATCGTCGGGCGCCCCGGTGTTCGATGCGGCGCTCCGGCTGGTTGGAATCCATCATGCCGGACATACCGGCGGACCAGGGCCTGCCCTGACCTATAATGAAGGCATCCCGCTCGGCGCGATCCTGACCGATGCGGTCGCGAAGGGCGTGGCGATCTGA
- a CDS encoding DNA/RNA non-specific endonuclease, with translation MSDTGDNPAIGFLKRIAPAAGQGGGLEAMTAPGAALEMLAPSVPAPDALQPVVDRTLAKIAENRALDSHESFALEAIIIPDKRPVIDVLSGNQFRTDHALWQHFNGGPAHDRIAAAVPAVGRVELPGHPSLAYGGTGFVVGHNLLMTNRHIAELFASGLGTRNLAFLPDRRAGVDFEQRADGGSFVLAVSRVVMIHPYWDMALLEVEGLPASIEPLRLATQAPGDVPDVAVIGYPAFDPRNDIAVQNQVFRGIYNVKRIMPGKLTGREQTQSFGKLVFASTHDSSTLGGASASAVVNAGNGTVAALHFGGIYLRTNYGVPADLLARDGRVIDAGVRFEGTPRRESGPWDGWWDQSEAAQAAATTVTVPASYAGTQAQGAGNRIRLTLPLTVTIEMEPPVVAGGGGPAPAPPSAGGDNVVPIEAPVADYRDRRGYDAAFLGAPVALPEVRAAAADVLRFELDGKTETELRYEHFSVVMNRPRRLCFFSAVNIDGGLSRKSPRTGWRLDPRIPTAQQIIQECYGNPPRFSRGHMTRREDPVWGDETAAARGNADSMHVTNTVPQMQAFNSPIWLALEDYALEHAREDEMKISVFTGPYFRADDPVLYGVQVPVSFWKIIAFIHDVSGKLCATGYEMSQKASLPAPSTEYVFGEFRSRQLGIATQTSIRSIEARSGLSFGNLADFDPKSGITEAAGGGDGLLDQLEQIRFV, from the coding sequence GTGTCCGATACTGGCGACAACCCGGCGATCGGGTTTCTGAAGCGGATCGCGCCGGCCGCGGGGCAGGGTGGCGGACTGGAAGCCATGACCGCGCCCGGCGCCGCGCTGGAGATGCTGGCGCCCAGCGTCCCCGCGCCGGACGCGCTGCAACCGGTGGTCGACCGGACGCTGGCGAAGATCGCGGAGAACCGCGCGCTCGACAGCCATGAATCCTTCGCGCTCGAGGCGATCATCATTCCGGACAAGAGGCCGGTGATCGACGTGCTGAGCGGCAACCAGTTCCGTACCGATCACGCGCTGTGGCAGCATTTCAACGGCGGGCCGGCGCATGATCGCATCGCGGCGGCGGTGCCCGCGGTGGGGCGCGTGGAGCTGCCGGGCCATCCCAGCCTGGCCTATGGCGGCACCGGCTTCGTGGTGGGGCACAACCTGCTGATGACAAACCGGCATATCGCCGAGCTGTTCGCCAGCGGTCTGGGTACGCGCAATCTTGCTTTCCTGCCGGATCGCCGGGCGGGAGTGGATTTCGAGCAGCGCGCCGATGGCGGCAGCTTCGTGCTCGCCGTTTCGCGCGTCGTGATGATCCATCCCTATTGGGACATGGCGCTGCTCGAGGTCGAAGGGCTGCCGGCCAGCATCGAGCCGCTGCGGCTGGCGACCCAGGCCCCGGGCGACGTGCCCGATGTCGCAGTGATCGGCTATCCCGCCTTCGATCCGCGCAACGATATCGCGGTGCAGAACCAGGTGTTTCGCGGCATCTACAACGTCAAGCGGATCATGCCCGGTAAGCTGACCGGGCGGGAGCAGACCCAGAGTTTCGGAAAACTGGTGTTCGCGTCGACGCACGACAGCTCGACGCTGGGCGGCGCATCGGCGTCGGCGGTGGTGAATGCCGGCAACGGGACGGTCGCCGCGCTGCATTTCGGCGGCATCTATCTCAGGACCAATTACGGCGTGCCGGCCGACCTGCTGGCGCGCGACGGGCGGGTGATCGATGCCGGCGTGCGGTTCGAAGGCACGCCGCGGCGCGAGAGCGGCCCCTGGGACGGCTGGTGGGACCAGTCCGAAGCGGCGCAGGCCGCCGCGACCACGGTCACCGTTCCGGCATCCTACGCCGGCACGCAGGCGCAGGGCGCGGGGAACCGGATCCGGCTGACCCTGCCGCTGACCGTCACGATCGAAATGGAGCCGCCGGTCGTCGCGGGAGGCGGCGGGCCCGCTCCCGCGCCTCCGTCCGCCGGCGGCGACAATGTCGTGCCGATCGAAGCGCCGGTGGCGGACTATCGGGACCGCAGGGGCTATGACGCGGCGTTCCTCGGCGCGCCGGTCGCGCTGCCCGAGGTCCGCGCGGCGGCGGCCGACGTGCTGCGCTTCGAACTGGACGGCAAGACCGAGACCGAGCTGCGGTATGAGCATTTCTCCGTCGTGATGAACCGGCCCCGGCGGCTGTGTTTCTTCAGCGCGGTGAACATCGATGGCGGGCTGTCGCGCAAGTCGCCGCGCACCGGATGGCGGCTCGACCCGCGCATCCCGACCGCGCAGCAGATCATCCAGGAATGCTATGGCAATCCGCCCCGGTTCAGCCGCGGGCATATGACGCGGCGCGAAGACCCGGTGTGGGGCGACGAGACCGCCGCGGCGCGGGGCAATGCGGATTCGATGCACGTCACCAACACCGTGCCGCAGATGCAGGCGTTCAACTCGCCGATCTGGCTGGCGCTGGAGGATTATGCGCTGGAACATGCGCGCGAGGACGAGATGAAGATCTCGGTCTTCACCGGTCCCTATTTCCGCGCGGACGATCCGGTGCTGTACGGAGTGCAGGTGCCGGTGAGCTTCTGGAAGATCATCGCCTTCATCCATGACGTGTCGGGCAAATTGTGCGCCACCGGATATGAGATGAGCCAGAAGGCATCGCTGCCCGCGCCGTCGACCGAATATGTGTTCGGCGAGTTCCGCTCGCGCCAGTTGGGGATCGCGACCCAAACGTCGATCCGGTCGATCGAAGCGCGCAGCGGGCTTTCGTTCGGCAATCTCGCCGATTTCGATCCAAAGTCGGGCATTACCGAAGCGGCGGGCGGCGGCGACGGCCTGCTCGATCAGCTGGAGCAGATCCGCTTCGTGTGA